A single window of Psychrobacter raelei DNA harbors:
- a CDS encoding acyl-CoA desaturase produces MAKELEFKRAPINWIPAAVLVATPIAAALITPWYLATHKVSAPVWLTFGAVAVWTGMSITAGYHRLMSHRAYKAHPAVRNFFLLGATLAVQGSAFDWCSGHRTHHRHVDDPMDDPYSAKRGFWFSHIGWMLRNYPSGNFDYKNIPDLTKDKVLQIQHKYYGLWVVATNVGLIGAIGWLIGDVWGTLLLAGLVRLVINHHFTFFINSLCHMYGTRPYTDTNTARDNFILAIPTWGEGYHNYHHFFQYDYRNGVKWWQYDPTKWLIAALAKLGLASELRTVDDMTIKHAEVQMQFKRAQNKLAKITNEQGQVLDSNLPSNLQKFSDRINFEYQQFNETVKEWQALKAKAIQMKKAEFSERLHEVDEVLRDQYKILEQRIFAHNRNLKQAFKQLNYKPS; encoded by the coding sequence ATGGCCAAAGAGCTTGAGTTTAAGCGCGCCCCCATTAACTGGATTCCTGCCGCTGTCTTAGTAGCCACGCCCATTGCCGCAGCTTTGATTACCCCTTGGTATCTTGCTACCCATAAGGTCAGTGCCCCTGTTTGGCTCACTTTCGGTGCCGTGGCGGTTTGGACCGGTATGAGTATTACCGCAGGCTATCATCGTCTCATGTCGCATCGTGCTTACAAGGCGCATCCTGCTGTACGCAACTTTTTCTTATTGGGTGCCACATTAGCAGTGCAAGGCTCTGCTTTTGATTGGTGCTCGGGCCACCGTACTCATCACCGCCATGTTGATGACCCTATGGATGACCCTTACTCAGCCAAGCGTGGTTTTTGGTTCAGCCATATCGGTTGGATGTTAAGAAACTACCCAAGCGGTAATTTTGACTATAAAAACATCCCTGACTTAACCAAGGATAAGGTGCTGCAAATTCAGCATAAATACTATGGTCTGTGGGTAGTGGCTACCAACGTGGGACTGATTGGTGCTATTGGCTGGCTTATCGGTGATGTCTGGGGCACTTTATTGCTTGCAGGTCTGGTGCGCTTGGTCATCAACCACCACTTTACTTTCTTTATTAACTCTTTATGCCATATGTATGGTACACGCCCTTATACAGACACCAATACTGCGCGTGATAACTTCATACTTGCCATTCCTACTTGGGGTGAGGGCTATCATAACTATCACCACTTCTTCCAATACGATTATCGTAATGGCGTCAAATGGTGGCAGTACGACCCCACGAAATGGTTAATCGCAGCATTGGCAAAATTAGGCTTAGCTTCTGAGCTTCGTACCGTTGATGATATGACTATTAAGCATGCAGAAGTACAAATGCAGTTTAAACGTGCTCAAAATAAGTTGGCTAAGATTACCAATGAGCAAGGACAAGTGTTAGACAGTAACTTGCCAAGCAACTTACAGAAGTTTAGCGATAGAATCAACTTTGAGTACCAACAGTTTAATGAGACAGTCAAAGAATGGCAGGCCCTAAAAGCCAAAGCCATTCAAATGAAGAAGGCGGAATTCTCTGAGCGTCTGCATGAGGTAGATGAGGTGTTAAGAGACCAATACAAAATCTTGGAGCAGCGCATATTCGCTCACAACCGTAACTTAAAGCAGGCGTTTAAACAATTGAATTATAAGCCCAGTTAG
- a CDS encoding mechanosensitive ion channel family protein: MTSQTDQYPSNGTFLRLLIPLWAVCIAVVLMASPLSAYAAESSVIEQPDSLVAYVKQQMQQPQADTLTPTRSLLAKNELTGEFNDAYFAVNKLNAGLPKLDPPPNLETPLATLDFFNSASLKSDFALASYALNLNSIEDDLQVSHASDLAQKLDYLLSEQGLYVFDELPDRSDGLIEPALGGSNPIQGIARRSIKLGSINYKNRSVPLYLERVRVEGEAPVWVFSSQTVANIEALYSIHKPAGFERYLPEVLTAKVLGISVWEILVLIVFMFTTMGLGFALSKGVAKLSDWYVTHAKKRGNTEELSLHSKGITDFFYKITVPLTVTISLSLMFALVSGSLPKVEAIGTSTRPIIWICLIISGLWLGIRGINFFANRYQDYQIDALDEEQFSIQRERMTYVSIFRRIFIFVMVMGGLWISLAEFTDLEGLGTTLLTSAGIAGVVIGIAAQPTLGNIIAGFQVAVTQPVRIGDTIMVDDIWCEVEDLRYTYAVLKTWDDRRLIVPMKYFVTEVLENWSHTNTQQSSAIYLYVDYGADIDAISDKFFELVRAHELYNVEVEPDFRVIDATKDGITLRGKVSSDGPLNAWNLECDIRQQMLAYLNQQHHMYLPTDRITLTPRPLRHGSDNR, from the coding sequence ATGACATCGCAGACAGACCAATATCCTTCTAACGGCACTTTTTTGCGCCTGCTGATACCGCTTTGGGCGGTGTGCATCGCCGTTGTATTGATGGCTAGTCCCCTAAGCGCCTATGCTGCTGAGTCTAGTGTTATCGAGCAGCCCGATAGCTTAGTGGCCTATGTCAAGCAGCAGATGCAGCAGCCCCAAGCTGACACGCTGACACCCACCCGCAGTTTGTTGGCCAAAAATGAGCTGACTGGCGAATTTAATGACGCTTATTTTGCGGTTAATAAGCTCAATGCAGGGCTACCTAAGCTTGATCCTCCGCCAAATTTAGAGACACCACTGGCTACGCTGGATTTTTTTAACAGTGCCAGTCTAAAAAGTGACTTTGCGCTGGCAAGTTATGCACTCAACCTCAACTCTATAGAAGATGACCTACAGGTTAGTCATGCTTCAGATTTGGCACAGAAGCTGGATTACTTGCTAAGTGAGCAAGGCCTGTATGTCTTCGATGAGTTGCCTGATCGCTCAGATGGCTTGATTGAACCAGCATTGGGCGGCTCTAATCCCATACAAGGTATCGCTAGGCGCTCCATTAAGCTTGGCAGTATCAATTACAAAAATCGCAGCGTACCGCTTTATTTAGAGCGGGTGCGTGTCGAGGGTGAAGCACCAGTTTGGGTTTTTTCTTCACAAACTGTCGCCAATATTGAGGCGCTATATAGCATCCATAAGCCTGCCGGCTTTGAGCGCTATCTGCCAGAGGTATTAACGGCCAAAGTTCTTGGTATCAGTGTCTGGGAGATACTGGTGCTCATCGTATTTATGTTCACCACTATGGGACTTGGCTTTGCGCTTAGTAAAGGGGTAGCAAAACTTAGTGATTGGTATGTCACTCATGCCAAAAAGCGCGGCAATACTGAGGAGTTGTCTTTACACAGTAAGGGTATTACTGACTTTTTTTACAAAATTACCGTGCCGCTTACGGTCACTATTAGCTTGTCTTTAATGTTTGCCCTTGTTTCAGGGAGCCTGCCTAAGGTTGAGGCCATAGGTACCTCAACACGTCCCATTATCTGGATTTGTTTGATCATAAGCGGGTTGTGGCTGGGCATACGTGGTATTAATTTTTTTGCCAATCGTTATCAAGATTATCAAATCGATGCGCTCGATGAAGAGCAGTTTAGTATTCAGCGTGAGCGTATGACTTATGTGTCTATCTTTAGACGCATTTTTATCTTTGTTATGGTCATGGGCGGGCTGTGGATCAGTCTGGCTGAGTTTACTGACTTAGAGGGGCTAGGTACCACGCTGCTGACCTCAGCAGGTATTGCCGGTGTGGTGATAGGTATTGCGGCACAGCCCACGCTTGGTAATATCATCGCTGGTTTTCAGGTGGCAGTGACGCAGCCGGTGAGAATCGGTGATACCATTATGGTCGATGACATTTGGTGTGAGGTTGAGGATTTACGCTATACCTATGCGGTGCTCAAAACTTGGGATGACAGACGCCTGATTGTGCCCATGAAGTACTTTGTGACCGAGGTGTTGGAAAACTGGTCGCATACCAATACCCAACAATCAAGCGCCATCTATTTGTATGTCGATTATGGGGCCGACATTGATGCCATATCCGATAAATTCTTTGAGTTGGTAAGAGCACATGAGCTTTATAATGTAGAGGTTGAGCCAGATTTTAGAGTCATAGACGCCACTAAAGATGGCATCACCTTACGCGGAAAAGTCAGCTCTGATGGGCCTTTAAATGCTTGGAATTTAGAGTGTGATATCCGTCAGCAGATGCTGGCGTATTTAAATCAGCAGCACCACATGTATCTACCCACTGACCGCATTACTTTAACCCCTAGACCGCTAAGACACGGCTCTGACAACCGCTAA
- the cysS gene encoding cysteine--tRNA ligase, producing the protein MTTNKRSFEPLQAGKIGMYVCGMTVYDYCHIGHARVMVAFDVVSRWLRHLGYEVNYVRNITDIDDKIIARANENGEPIGELTHRFIKAMHEDAAALGCENPDAEPRATEHIDEMLDMIGTLEQKQHAYAASNGDVYYAVDTFEGYGKLSKRKLEDLQAGSRVDVDTDKKNPFDFVLWKAAKAGEPQWASSWGGGRPGWHIECSAMSTKCLGNSFDIHGGGHDLQFPHHENEIAQSEAATGCTYAHNWMHVGFINVDGEKMSKSLGNFFTIREVMQKFHPETIRFFILSSHYRSQVNFSDAALKEAHSGLTRIYQALKAADAVLNTSVSAAESIESINAEHAGTHSADFIAAMNDDFNTPQAISVLFSLAKEVNKLARDADDADTQAQLQLQAVQLRALAGILNIGQLNPAEFLQAQIGEVAEGQMSDEQIEALIQERLDSKANKNFARADEIRDLLQNSGIELEDGKLGTTWRRT; encoded by the coding sequence ATGACCACCAACAAGCGCAGCTTTGAGCCATTACAAGCGGGTAAAATTGGCATGTATGTGTGCGGTATGACAGTTTATGATTATTGTCATATTGGTCATGCGCGCGTCATGGTCGCCTTTGATGTGGTGTCTCGCTGGTTGCGTCATCTGGGTTATGAGGTCAATTATGTGCGCAACATTACAGATATTGATGACAAGATTATTGCGCGTGCCAATGAAAATGGTGAGCCGATTGGTGAGTTGACCCATCGCTTTATTAAAGCGATGCATGAAGATGCGGCGGCTTTGGGCTGTGAAAACCCCGATGCTGAGCCACGCGCCACCGAGCACATTGATGAGATGCTTGATATGATTGGCACGCTTGAGCAAAAACAGCATGCTTATGCCGCCTCTAATGGTGATGTCTATTATGCCGTTGATACCTTTGAAGGATATGGCAAGCTGTCTAAGCGCAAACTAGAGGACTTGCAAGCTGGCTCACGTGTGGATGTGGACACCGATAAGAAAAACCCATTTGACTTTGTGCTATGGAAGGCGGCCAAAGCCGGTGAGCCTCAGTGGGCATCAAGCTGGGGTGGTGGCCGACCTGGGTGGCACATTGAGTGCTCGGCCATGTCGACTAAGTGCTTGGGTAATAGCTTTGATATCCATGGCGGCGGTCACGACTTACAGTTCCCGCATCATGAAAATGAGATTGCCCAATCCGAAGCGGCTACGGGCTGCACGTATGCTCATAACTGGATGCATGTGGGCTTTATTAACGTTGATGGCGAAAAAATGTCCAAATCATTGGGCAACTTCTTCACCATTCGTGAAGTGATGCAGAAGTTTCATCCTGAGACCATCCGCTTCTTTATTTTATCAAGTCATTATCGCAGTCAGGTGAACTTCTCTGATGCGGCGTTAAAAGAAGCACATTCTGGTTTGACCCGTATCTATCAAGCCCTAAAGGCAGCCGATGCCGTACTAAATACTTCAGTAAGTGCCGCGGAGTCTATTGAATCTATCAATGCTGAGCACGCCGGTACCCACAGTGCTGACTTTATCGCCGCGATGAACGATGACTTCAATACCCCCCAGGCCATTAGTGTGTTATTTAGCTTGGCAAAAGAGGTCAATAAACTGGCCCGTGACGCGGATGATGCTGACACACAGGCTCAATTACAACTGCAAGCTGTTCAACTAAGAGCGCTGGCAGGCATCTTAAATATTGGTCAGTTAAATCCTGCCGAGTTCTTACAGGCACAAATTGGTGAGGTGGCAGAGGGCCAAATGAGTGATGAGCAAATTGAAGCGTTAATTCAAGAGCGCCTCGACTCTAAGGCCAATAAAAACTTTGCACGTGCTGATGAGATTCGTGATTTATTGCAAAATAGCGGTATTGAGCTTGAAGATGGTAAGCTTGGTACCACGTGGCGCCGCACCTAA
- a CDS encoding glycerophosphodiester phosphodiesterase translates to MSRSCVTCALDTHNSHLLGHRGARGEYFENTQAGFQHTQRLQQSFPNHLVGIEFDVQLTLDGHLVVFHDESLLRLYGRQSRIDQLSTAEIKRLNNKNSAASQPAIVTLDEMPRWLSTYQHIELEIKTHSRTNYQALIKALRRCLAHPDFDSLPITLTSFDLRLHYYLQIDSFLSHLPRGLLVEPLSWSISELPSVFSPSGTLTESSSADRLNTLPLSTHQMLYDTPSLAARLGCSSLGLYYPLFNASVIQRCQYYGLSTTAWTVNQPQQAINLIELGVNYVITDYPTLFLQQ, encoded by the coding sequence ATGAGCCGTTCCTGCGTAACCTGCGCCCTTGATACTCATAACAGCCACCTGCTCGGACACCGAGGGGCACGGGGCGAATACTTTGAAAACACACAAGCTGGCTTTCAGCACACCCAGCGGTTACAGCAAAGCTTTCCAAATCACTTAGTCGGCATAGAGTTCGATGTACAGCTGACACTCGATGGCCATCTTGTGGTATTTCATGATGAATCTTTGCTTAGGCTATATGGTAGACAATCGCGTATAGATCAGTTGAGTACCGCTGAGATTAAGCGTTTAAATAACAAAAATAGCGCGGCCAGTCAGCCGGCCATTGTCACTCTTGATGAGATGCCTAGATGGCTGAGCACTTATCAGCACATCGAGCTTGAGATCAAAACCCACAGCCGCACTAACTATCAAGCACTGATCAAGGCTCTAAGACGATGCTTAGCGCACCCAGACTTTGACAGCTTGCCAATCACCTTAACAAGCTTTGACTTACGCCTTCATTATTATTTGCAAATTGATTCATTTTTAAGCCACCTACCCCGAGGGCTTTTGGTCGAGCCGCTATCTTGGTCAATATCTGAGCTACCGTCTGTTTTTTCGCCCAGTGGAACCCTAACTGAGTCCTCATCTGCTGATCGTTTAAACACGCTACCGCTTAGCACTCATCAGATGCTGTATGACACCCCATCGCTTGCCGCACGCTTAGGCTGTAGCAGTCTCGGTCTTTATTATCCTTTGTTTAATGCCTCAGTTATCCAAAGGTGCCAATATTATGGATTGTCGACCACAGCTTGGACAGTAAATCAACCGCAGCAAGCGATAAACCTCATTGAGCTTGGGGTGAATTATGTCATTACCGATTATCCCACTTTATTTTTACAGCAATAG
- a CDS encoding cob(I)yrinic acid a,c-diamide adenosyltransferase → MGNRLTKIYTRTGDDGTTGLANGNRVSKSDLIFVVMGDVDELNAHVGMVSAHLNNLTRLPKPLDNQPTHAQLQNSLSTVQHLLFNVGGELAMPEYKGISDQHITWLEDQIDALNEHLPALKDFILPAGSVLVSQIHIARTVCRRAERQAVHLVNHSSDALSSPCLKLLNRLSDWLFVLSRYCAKLEQSQEVLWDKNILDKFNG, encoded by the coding sequence ATGGGTAACCGATTAACCAAGATATATACCCGCACAGGTGACGATGGCACCACTGGCCTAGCCAATGGCAATCGCGTCAGCAAATCTGATCTTATATTTGTCGTTATGGGGGATGTGGATGAGCTAAATGCTCATGTGGGTATGGTTAGCGCCCATCTTAATAATCTAACACGCTTGCCTAAGCCATTAGATAATCAGCCCACGCATGCCCAATTACAAAACAGCTTAAGCACTGTGCAGCATTTATTATTTAATGTCGGTGGTGAGCTGGCCATGCCTGAATATAAAGGCATATCCGATCAACACATCACTTGGCTTGAAGATCAGATTGATGCGCTCAATGAGCACTTGCCAGCGCTCAAGGACTTTATATTACCAGCAGGGTCTGTCTTGGTCAGCCAAATACACATCGCTCGTACCGTGTGTCGCCGTGCTGAGCGCCAAGCGGTACACCTAGTCAATCACAGCTCTGACGCTTTATCTAGCCCCTGTCTTAAGTTATTAAACCGCTTGTCTGATTGGTTATTTGTACTCTCAAGATATTGTGCCAAACTTGAGCAGTCCCAAGAAGTCTTATGGGACAAAAACATCTTAGATAAATTCAATGGCTAA